The genomic segment CCAGGCATGGCGCACCCGTGAGGATCTCCACCGCAGCGCTGATCGCCTCCTGCCGCCGCCGGCGGCGCAGCAAGCTAAGGATGCGGTGGATCGCACCCTCGAAGCCGTCTACCCAGGTATCGTGGGCCGCCACGCCGCGCCCGCTCCCGCCCCGCAGCCGGCTCCAGCGCCCGCGCCAGCTCCATCGCCGCGTCCCGCTCCCAACCCGTGCCCGGCAGAGGCCCGTGCCTGCGTAGATGCTAATAAGCAGGTGGCGTGGTTGCAGGATGGTCGCGGCCACCGCGTGAGCGATGTGATCCATATTTCCACCGGTGCTAACAACTTCGACACCCCGGCGGGGCGTCACCATGTGACCCGCAAGGTGAAAAACGAAGTCTCGCGCGAGTACTTCAATGCCCCGATGCCGAATGCCGTGTACTTCGCTGACCATGGTATCGCCTTCCACGGCGGTAACCCGGAGAGGCTCTCCCACGGTTGCGTGCACGTGCCCATGCGCGAATCTGAGCAGTACTTTAACCACCTCAACATCGGTGACCTCGTCTACGTCTGGGGCGATGTGAATTACGGGGTGCCCAACGGACCCGTGCGGCGATAAGTACATCCCTGGCGATTCTCGCAGCTAGCGCGCCTATCCCAGCTTCGGGGTGGGCGCGTTTCGCGCATGGGAGGCGGCAGTCAACAGCCTCGCGGTGTGGCGTAGGTCGCTACACTGGTTGGGCATGCAGGACTATACGATCCGCCCAGCCCGTGATACCGACATCCCCGAGATCCTTGATCTCATCCATTGCCTCGCTGAACACGAGGGCGCGCCCAAAGGAGTGCGTGCCACTGAGGAGCTGCTCGAGGCGCACCTTTTCACCCCGCTGCCCGTGGCACGGGTGACGGTGCTGCAGGAGAAGGGATCTGAGCGGCTCGCAGGTTTTGCCTTGTGGTTCTACAAGTTCTCCACATGGGAGTCCACGCCGGTCATTCACATGGAGGATCTCTACGTGCGCGCCGAGCATCGCGGCAAAGGCTATGGCCAGGCGCTGCTGAGCTCGCTGGCCGCCGAGTGTGTGGACCGCGGCTATGCCCGCATGGAATGGAACGTGTCCAAGGACAATGACAATGGTCGCGCTTTCTATACCAAGATGGGCGCCGGCCCTCTCACCGATCAGGAGATCTTCCGACTCGAAGGCGATGCGCTCCTGCGTGCCGGTGGGAGGGAGTAGGTAGAACCTGCGGCGCGTGACGACGCCACCATTTTGCTATTTCCAGCAGAAACGGTAAGATGGCGCTTTGGTGTGACGCTGTGGGTGTCACGCCAACGTAGCAGACGACCATCTAACCGGCCACAGCTGTGGCTGGGGAAATGTGTGAGGATATGGCAAAAGAAGGCGCAATTGAGGTTGAGGGTCGCATTGTCGAGCCTCTTCCGAACGCAATGTTTCGTGTAGAGCTGGACAACGGCCACAAGGTGCTCGCGCACATCAGTGGCAAGATGCGCCAGCACTACATCCGTATCCTGCCCGAGGATCGCGTGGTAGTGGAGCTGTCTCCCTACGACCTCTCCCGCGGCCGCATCGTCTACCGCTACAAGTAGAAACTACAGCCTCCTAACTCTACCGAGTGCCCCGAGGCGACTAGGAACCCGACGGATACTTCTCGTTGGGTTCTTGCTCATGTATGCGCCAGCGCGGCGCCTACGGCATTGGGGACTCAACCAACCTTCGGCAATCGGTGGCTGAAGCCCTACGTATCTTGGCCCACAGTCCGGCACCGTATCCGGGCGAAGCGTCAATTGGTGGGGACGAGTTGGGAGAAAACCACCGTAACAACCGGAAAGGTAATGCCTCATGGCACGTCTAGCTGGAGTTGACCTCCCGCGCAATAAGCGCATGGAGGTTGCTCTCACCTACATTTACGGCATTGGCCCGGCTCGCGCCGCCAAGCTGCTGGAAGAGACCGGAATCTCTCCCGACCTGCGTACTGACGCACTGACCGACGAGCAGATCTCCGCGCTGCGTGACGTCATCGAGAACTCGTGGAAGGTTGAGGGTGACCTCCGCCGCCAGGTTCAGGCTGACATCCGTCGCAAGATCGAGATCGGCTGCTACCAGGGTCTGCGCCACCGTCGTGGCCTGCCCGTGCGCGGTCAGCGCACCAAAACCAACGCTCGTACCCGTAAGGGCCCGAAGAAGACGATCGCAGGAAAGAAGAAGTAATGCCTCCGAAGACTCGCTCCGGCGCTCGCCGTTCTGGCCGTCGCGTCGTAAAGAAGAATGTGGCACAGGGTGCCGCATACATTAAGTCCACCTTCAACAACACCATCGTGTCTATCACCGACCCGAATGGTGCCGTCATCTCCTGGGCCTCCTCCGGCCACGTCGGGTTCAA from the Corynebacterium ciconiae DSM 44920 genome contains:
- a CDS encoding GNAT family N-acetyltransferase, encoding MQDYTIRPARDTDIPEILDLIHCLAEHEGAPKGVRATEELLEAHLFTPLPVARVTVLQEKGSERLAGFALWFYKFSTWESTPVIHMEDLYVRAEHRGKGYGQALLSSLAAECVDRGYARMEWNVSKDNDNGRAFYTKMGAGPLTDQEIFRLEGDALLRAGGRE
- a CDS encoding L,D-transpeptidase, encoding MGSRHSSRRGFVTRLLRGATAMCATVAVALPLAPAAHAQLPFGLDNVMPNVGSSEYQLPDLGDLNIPTQSDFRDQGEAQAWRTREDLHRSADRLLPPPAAQQAKDAVDRTLEAVYPGIVGRHAAPAPAPQPAPAPAPAPSPRPAPNPCPAEARACVDANKQVAWLQDGRGHRVSDVIHISTGANNFDTPAGRHHVTRKVKNEVSREYFNAPMPNAVYFADHGIAFHGGNPERLSHGCVHVPMRESEQYFNHLNIGDLVYVWGDVNYGVPNGPVRR
- the infA gene encoding translation initiation factor IF-1, with translation MAKEGAIEVEGRIVEPLPNAMFRVELDNGHKVLAHISGKMRQHYIRILPEDRVVVELSPYDLSRGRIVYRYK
- the rpsM gene encoding 30S ribosomal protein S13, translated to MARLAGVDLPRNKRMEVALTYIYGIGPARAAKLLEETGISPDLRTDALTDEQISALRDVIENSWKVEGDLRRQVQADIRRKIEIGCYQGLRHRRGLPVRGQRTKTNARTRKGPKKTIAGKKK